In Hydrogenobacter sp., the DNA window GACGGAATAGTAATTACTAAGCTTGACGTTCTGGACACCTTTGAGGAGATAAAAGTGTGTGTAGCTTACGAATGCGAAGGCAGACATGTAACACACTTTCCTGCAAGCCTGAGTATGTTAGAGAAGGTTAAACCTGTATACAAAGTCTTTAAGGGTTGGTTGAAGGACACAAAAGGAGCAAAGAGCTTAAGCGATCTTCCAGAAAGAGCTAAAGACTACATAAACTTTATAGAAAGCTACACTCAAGTACCTGTAGTGATGCTCTCCACAGGACCCGAAAGAGAAGAGTATCTTTGGCTGAAACCTATAATGCAAGAAGTGAAAGTTTGAAATATCCTCAGCATTTTATCGTTTACTGAATGTAAAACTCAGGTGAGCCTTTCCCACAAGTTGGGAAAAATGTTTGACCTGTTTTTCTTTCATATAGCCTTTTATTCCTTCCAAGATTTTTAGGGGAGCGTAAGGATCTGAGAAATTTGCAGTTCCTACTTGTATCGCACTTGCTCCAGCAAGAACATGCTGCATGGCTGAATCCGTATCGTAGATTCCACCTACACCTATTATAGAGATGCTGTCTCCAAATTGTTCATAAACTTCCCAAACCATACGTACCGCTATTGGCAGAATCGCAGGACCAGAGAGTCCACCTGTAACAGTCGACAGATCGGGTTTTTGTGCTTTAATATCTATCTTCATACCAATAAGCGTATTTATCAAAACTAAACCATCCGCACCTGCTTCTATGCAAACTTTTGCAAATTCCCTTACATCGCCAGTGTTGGGTGAAAGCTTCACAAGGACTGGCTTTTTTACTTTCGCTTTAATCCTCTCTACCAGTTTTGAGAGAATTATGGGGTCGTGTCCAAAAAACATGCCACCTTTCTTAACATTTGGGCAGGAGACATTTAGTTCATAAGCCACTATCTTTTGAGCTTCCTCCAAAGCAAGACATACCTCTATGTATTCTTCCTCTGTCTCCCCAAACACATTGGCAATAAAGTGGGTATCTATCTTCTCAATTTCAGGATAGATTTTCTTTAAAAAGCCCTCTACACCAGGGTTTTGAAGACCAATAGAGTTTAGCATTCCGCAAGGGGTCTCGGCTATCCTTTCTGGAGCGTTGCCCTCCCTTGGTCTTAAAGATATGCCCTTTGTAACTACCGCACCGAGCTTAGAAATATCGTATATTTCCATAGCCTCTATCCCATACCCAAAGGTGCCAGAGGCTACCCAAACAGGGTTTTTAAAGGTTATACCAAAAAGTTCAACAGATAATCCTATCATGACACCAGCCTCTTTTCAAACTCCTGCAAACTCCACCTTAAAGATTCTTCGTAATCTATAGGCTCCCTACCACATAGCTTTTTCACCCCTTCAGGCTCTACATCCTCATCAAGCCCGCATATATTGTCCCTCCACATCATAAGCATCTGGTCAGAGCTGAATGGCGGTGGCTCTATTATTCTCTCCATCAACAAACCGCCTACATACATGAAAGCTTTAGGCACAGGTAGTAAAAGGACCTTTCTTTGCCAGTAGCTAAAAATGTCCCTAAGTAACTCTTTAAAGCTCACTTTCTTGTTTCCGCAAACTTCGTAAATCCTTCCAGATACCTTCTGTTGTGTCAAAGCTTTTAAAAAGCAACAAGCCACGTCCCGAACATCTACTGGCTGAAATAGGTAATTTCCCAAACCCGGAATGGCTATGACACGGATGTAGCGAGTTATTCTCCACATATCAAAAAAGAGTCTCTGCTCTGGACCCAGTATTAGGGAGGGTCTGAAGATAACATAATCAATACCGATCTTTATTAGTTCCTGCTCTGCTCTATACTTAGTTTTGTGATAAGAAGATGGGGCATCCTTATGAGTTCCCAGCGTACTCATGTGAAGTATTTTCTTTACGCCAAACTCCCTCGCCACTTCGTAGAGGTTTCTTGAATATAGGTAATGTACTTTATGAAAGGTAATACCCTTGCTTTGCTCCTCGTACAGTATACCTATTAGATGGATTATATATTGAGGGTCAAAGTCTTCAAAAGCTTTCCTTATGGATGCCTTACTCTCAAAATCCACCTTATAACCTTTTACTTTATCACCGTAAAGCCTGCGAAGTTTATCAAGATCTCTTACTGGTGAGGCAATCTCAAAACCTTCACTCAATAAAGCGTTTACTATATACCTTCCCACAAAACCCGTGCTACCGGTGATCAGTACCTTCATTCCCGAGCTACCTCTATGGCTGTAGTCTTGTTTTTCCTTCTTGCGAGCTTTCCGAGAATTATGGAGATCTCGTAAAGTATAAGGAGAGGTAAAGCCATAAGTACCTGGGTAGTCACATCCGGTGCTATTAAAGCACCCACTGTGAAGGCTATAACTACAAAGTATTTTCTAAAACTTCTCAGCTGGTCCTCAGTAACTATCCCAGCCCTTTGCAAGAGGTAAAGTATTATAGGCATCTCAAAGGCTATACCAAATCCGACTATCATTTTGAGCAAAAAGGATACATATAAATTGACCGAAAGGAAAGGTGTAGCTTGAAGCTGTGAGAAACCTATACCTATGAGGAACTTAAGGGCTATGGGAAGAACTGCAAAATAAGCAAAGCAAGCACCGAGAAGGAAAAGTATTATGGAGAATAGCGTTACAGGTATAACGAGTCTTTTTTCGTTGGGATACATGGCGGGTTCCACAAACCTCCATATCTGGTAAAGTATCACAGGAGAAGCTATTATAAGACCAAACACCAGTGAGATCTTAAGCAAGATAAATAAAGGCTCTGTAGGGGAAAGGGTTATGAGCTGTACCTTAGGATAAGACCTTTTTACAGGTTCTTTAAGTAACTCAAAGATGTACTTGGCAAAGTAAAAGGCTGTAGCTGTACCTATAAGGAGAGCCAATATGGATTTAATTAACCTGCTTCTCAGTTCTCTCAGGTGTTCCGTCAGAGGCATCTTGGGCAGTTCTTGGGGTTGCATTTTCCTTCACCTCTTTATCGATCTCTTCCACACTTTGCGCCTCCTCCTGCTCCTCAAGCACTTTTTTGTTTATATTTTCCACATACATCTGGTATCTAAGCTCGTCCCATGTATCCCTTATTTTCCTCATAAACTCTCCCATTTTTGTGGCGAGTTCCATCATCTTTTCCGGTCCTAAAAATATAAAAGCCACAATAAGTATGAGTGCTATCTCTGGAAAATCCATAGGTAATAGTTTAACAGAAAAGGATTAAGCCTTCTTCTCTTCTTTTTCTAACTCTTCAGCCTTTATTTCCTTAGCCTTCTTTTCTTCCTCTATTTCCCCAGATAGAGCCTTTTTGAAATTTCTTATGCCTTCACCAAGAGCTTTTCCAGCTTCCGGTAGTCGTGAAGCACCAAAAAGCACAAATATTATGGCTAAAAGTACCAGCAGTTCCGGTAATGTAGGCATGTGAAACATGTTCAACCTCCTTCCTTTTCGGATACATTTTTCTGAGTTTCCTCTCCAGACAAAGCCTTTTTGAAGTTTCTTATACCTTCACCCAATCCTTTACCGAGTTCGGGTAACCTGCTCGCTCCGAATATCACGAACACTACCAAAAGTATGAGTATTAACTGCCACGGTAAGGGCAAATGCATATCTTCACCTCCTACTTCTTTATTATAGGCTCACCCTTGACAAAAACAAGTAGGTAAGTTATTATTATAACTCAGGAGTTTAAGTACGCAGAAGGGAGGGCGCCTTACCTTCGGTGCTTGAAGCTCCATAACTTAGTTTTAAGGAGGTTTTTAGTTCCATGGCACTTAAAGGTACTGTAAAATGGTTCAGTAAGGAGAAGGGTTATGGTTTCATAACCCGTGATGACAATCAGGGGGACGTTTTTGTCCATTTCTCAGCCATCCAACAGAGAGGTTTCAAAACCTTGGAACAAGGGCAGAGAGTAGAGTTCGAAATAGAGGAGGATAGTAAAGGACCAAGAGCGAAGAACGTAAGACTTCTCAGCTGATCCCAATGCCCCCTTTTGGGGGCATATAATTGTTCTTTATGCACCTGTATAACTTGTATAAGGATAGGGATTACCGTATAGTACCGACTCTTGAAAGGATACAAAAAGCTGTTGAGTTTTTAAAAGCGAAATCTCCTCCTTATATATCATTTCAGGTGGGAGGTACAAACGGAAAAGGATCCACTTGCGCCTTTTTAGAAAGAATCTTTAGAGAACACGGATACAAGACGGGTTGGTTTGTTTCCCCTCATCTTGTTGATGAGGAAGAGAGATGGAGGATAAACGGCGAAAAGATAAGCCCAGACAGGCTTGAGTATTATGTGAAAGAACTAAAAAATATCTTTGATAGGTTTGAGCTGACATACTTCGAAGCCTGTACCTTGATAGCTCTTGAGTATTTTAAAGATGAAAAAGTGGATGTAGCTATTTTTGAGGTAGGGATGGGTGGAAGGTGGGACGCAACCAAGGTCTGTAATCCCTCTGTATGTGTTATTACTAATGTGGAAAGGGATCACACAAAGTGGCTTGGCAGTGATGTGGAAAGTAGGGCGATCGAGAAGCTCGGCATCTACAAGAAAGGTTCACCTCTCATACTTGGAAGTATGAAGTTTCCACTTTACACGAAAGCTTTGGAGCTTTGTGACGAGAAGGATCTGATTGTAGGCGGACTTGACTTTTTCTCTTATGGTAAGGTAAACAAGGACGAGACGGTTATTGATGTATATGAATGGGAAGATGTTTATGTTGCGGATGCTACTCTTGGACTCTGGGGGAAGTGGCAGATAGGAAACGCAAGCTTAGCAATTACAGCCTCAGCCTGTCTTATAAAGCCTGATGTAAAAAAGTTAAAGGAAGCTCTACGGAAAACATACTGGGAAGGGAGAATGGAGATAGTTCGCAAAAATCCTCTTCTGATATTAGATGGGGCGCACAATACGGACAGCGTAAAAAAAATAGTGAAAGAGGTAAAAAGATACATAGGGAAACTTACACCCGTCTTTACGGGACTTAAAGAGAAGGAGTGGCGGGATAGTATGAGCTTTTTGAAAGATCTTTCGGACCGCATATATCTTGTTCAGATAAGACACCACAGAGGTGAAGAACTTCCCAATCTTGAAAGGCACGCAAAGGATATAGGTTTTAGGGAGGTTATAGCGCTTTCATCCTCAGAAGAAGTGCCTTATCTTGAGGAAGACATTATAGTGCTCGGTTCTCTTTATCTGGTAGGAGAGGTTAAAGAGGCTTTAGAAAGGGTGAAGAGGGAATGAAAGTGGAGTTTTTAGGCTCTTATACGGATAAAATTCCAGAAGATAACTTAAAAGAAGTTGTCTTTGTAGGTAGGTCAAATGTAGGTAAGTCCTCTTTGATAAATATGCTTGTGGGGAAACCTGTAGCAAGAGTAAGTAAGGAACCGGGCAGAACCAGGTCCATAAATATGTTTTTGCTTGGGAATTGTATAAAACTCGTTGATGTACCTGGATATGGTTTTGCTAAAGTTTCAAAGATTGAAAGGGAAAACTGGAAAGAGTTAATGGAGAAATACTTTAGAGAGAGAAGGAAACAAATAAAGTGTGTATTTGTGCTTTTAGACAGTAAAACGGGACCTACGGAGCTTGATGAGATAATGATAGAATGGATCAGACACTTAGAACTACCTTATAAAGTTGTACTTACAAAGGTTGATAAAGCTACACAAAAGGAACTTTCTAAAGTCCTAAAGCGTATTGAAAGATTTGGTACACAGCTTATAATTACATCAGCTAAGGAGGGGAAAGGGAAAAAAGAACTCTTCAAGAGTATTATGGAGGCTGTAAAAGTTGAAGGTGGGTGTTTTTAAGTTTTCCTCATGCGATGGCTGTCAGATCGCCTTTTTTGAGTTTAGAGAAATGCTCCAAGTTTTTGAAAGATTTGAT includes these proteins:
- a CDS encoding dihydroorotate dehydrogenase, whose amino-acid sequence is MIGLSVELFGITFKNPVWVASGTFGYGIEAMEIYDISKLGAVVTKGISLRPREGNAPERIAETPCGMLNSIGLQNPGVEGFLKKIYPEIEKIDTHFIANVFGETEEEYIEVCLALEEAQKIVAYELNVSCPNVKKGGMFFGHDPIILSKLVERIKAKVKKPVLVKLSPNTGDVREFAKVCIEAGADGLVLINTLIGMKIDIKAQKPDLSTVTGGLSGPAILPIAVRMVWEVYEQFGDSISIIGVGGIYDTDSAMQHVLAGASAIQVGTANFSDPYAPLKILEGIKGYMKEKQVKHFSQLVGKAHLSFTFSKR
- a CDS encoding NAD-dependent epimerase/dehydratase family protein; the encoded protein is MKVLITGSTGFVGRYIVNALLSEGFEIASPVRDLDKLRRLYGDKVKGYKVDFESKASIRKAFEDFDPQYIIHLIGILYEEQSKGITFHKVHYLYSRNLYEVAREFGVKKILHMSTLGTHKDAPSSYHKTKYRAEQELIKIGIDYVIFRPSLILGPEQRLFFDMWRITRYIRVIAIPGLGNYLFQPVDVRDVACCFLKALTQQKVSGRIYEVCGNKKVSFKELLRDIFSYWQRKVLLLPVPKAFMYVGGLLMERIIEPPPFSSDQMLMMWRDNICGLDEDVEPEGVKKLCGREPIDYEESLRWSLQEFEKRLVS
- the tatC gene encoding twin-arginine translocase subunit TatC, which encodes MPLTEHLRELRSRLIKSILALLIGTATAFYFAKYIFELLKEPVKRSYPKVQLITLSPTEPLFILLKISLVFGLIIASPVILYQIWRFVEPAMYPNEKRLVIPVTLFSIILFLLGACFAYFAVLPIALKFLIGIGFSQLQATPFLSVNLYVSFLLKMIVGFGIAFEMPIILYLLQRAGIVTEDQLRSFRKYFVVIAFTVGALIAPDVTTQVLMALPLLILYEISIILGKLARRKNKTTAIEVARE
- a CDS encoding twin-arginine translocase TatA/TatE family subunit gives rise to the protein MDFPEIALILIVAFIFLGPEKMMELATKMGEFMRKIRDTWDELRYQMYVENINKKVLEEQEEAQSVEEIDKEVKENATPRTAQDASDGTPERTEKQVN
- a CDS encoding twin-arginine translocase TatA/TatE family subunit — protein: MFHMPTLPELLVLLAIIFVLFGASRLPEAGKALGEGIRNFKKALSGEIEEEKKAKEIKAEELEKEEKKA
- a CDS encoding twin-arginine translocase TatA/TatE family subunit, coding for MHLPLPWQLILILLVVFVIFGASRLPELGKGLGEGIRNFKKALSGEETQKNVSEKEGG
- a CDS encoding cold-shock protein, which encodes MALKGTVKWFSKEKGYGFITRDDNQGDVFVHFSAIQQRGFKTLEQGQRVEFEIEEDSKGPRAKNVRLLS
- a CDS encoding folylpolyglutamate synthase/dihydrofolate synthase family protein, with protein sequence MHLYNLYKDRDYRIVPTLERIQKAVEFLKAKSPPYISFQVGGTNGKGSTCAFLERIFREHGYKTGWFVSPHLVDEEERWRINGEKISPDRLEYYVKELKNIFDRFELTYFEACTLIALEYFKDEKVDVAIFEVGMGGRWDATKVCNPSVCVITNVERDHTKWLGSDVESRAIEKLGIYKKGSPLILGSMKFPLYTKALELCDEKDLIVGGLDFFSYGKVNKDETVIDVYEWEDVYVADATLGLWGKWQIGNASLAITASACLIKPDVKKLKEALRKTYWEGRMEIVRKNPLLILDGAHNTDSVKKIVKEVKRYIGKLTPVFTGLKEKEWRDSMSFLKDLSDRIYLVQIRHHRGEELPNLERHAKDIGFREVIALSSSEEVPYLEEDIIVLGSLYLVGEVKEALERVKRE
- the yihA gene encoding ribosome biogenesis GTP-binding protein YihA/YsxC, whose amino-acid sequence is MKVEFLGSYTDKIPEDNLKEVVFVGRSNVGKSSLINMLVGKPVARVSKEPGRTRSINMFLLGNCIKLVDVPGYGFAKVSKIERENWKELMEKYFRERRKQIKCVFVLLDSKTGPTELDEIMIEWIRHLELPYKVVLTKVDKATQKELSKVLKRIERFGTQLIITSAKEGKGKKELFKSIMEAVKVEGGCF